From the genome of Candidatus Ruthia magnifica str. Cm (Calyptogena magnifica):
TGCTTTAGTATATCATTACTTATTTTAATTTAGCTTTTATGTCACAAACTTGGTCACAATGTTTAAACACTCTTAGAGACAGTATTCCCCTTTCTCAATATAGTGTATGGATACAACCCTTAAAAGCACTTGAAAACAACAACACCTTATCTTTATTAGCACCCAATTCACAAGTTCTTAATTACATTAATAAACACCTAAAAGCTCAAATCAAAAATGCGGTTGCACAACACAACAAAAATTTAAAAATTTTTATAAGTATTGCATCTAATCAAAATACCCAACAGCATATCACTCCTTTATTTGAAGACTATACATTTGATAATTTAATACTGGGCAATGCCAATCAAATGGCCTATGGCGCAACTAAACAAATTGCTGAAAATATAAAAACCTCGCCCTATAATCCTTTTATTATCTATGGAGGCTCAGGACTTGGAAAAACACACTTAATGCAAGCCGCTGGACATTTATCAAAAGAAAAAAATCAAAATATTAAAGTGATTTACGTACCCTTGATGGATTTTGTTAGAAATATTACCTCTAGCCTGAGGCACAATACTATTGAAAATATTAAAACTTTTTATCAGTCTGCTGATTTATTATTGGTTGATGATATTCATTTAATTGCAGGAAAGGAAAAATCTCAAGAAGAGTTTTTTCATATTTTTAATTTCCTATTTAATGGTAAAAAGCAAATTATTTTTACCTGCGATCAATCGCCTAAAAACATAAAATCACTAGAAAATCGTTTAAAAACTCGATTTTCACAAGGTTTAAACCTACATTTAACTCCCCCAGAATTAGAGATGCGTGCTGCTATTTTGCTTAAAAAATCACAAAATAAAAGAATTAACATCAACTTAACAGAAGACACTGCTTTATTTATTGCTACTCATATTGCTTCTAATGTTAGAGACCTTGAAGGGGCTCTTCTTAAACTCAAAGCTTTTGTTGATTTTTCAAAAATAAATCATGATTTTATTTCTAAAGAGATTGTCGAAACAGCCTTAGGTGATTTAATCAAACCCCAAATTAAAAACATTGATATTAATGATATACAAAAAGAGGTGGCTAAACATTATGCTTTAACCATCTCTGATTTAAGTTCAAAATCTCGTAAACAACACATGGTACTTGCCAGACAAATGGCAATATTCATTTGCCATGAATTAAGTTCTTTATCACTAAGTAAAATTGGAAAACATTTTGGAAATCGAGATCATTCCACCGTTTTACATGCAATTAAAAAAATCAAAGAAAAACACCTAGAAAACATTGAAATAAAAAATGATTACGAGTTAATAAAATTAAAACTAGCTAACTTATAAACATATATACAACCAACTTATCTAACTAACTATGAACAACACTAATAACTTAAACACTTTACAAAATTTATACACATATCCACATTTTTTTACATAAAATACTTAAATTTTATCAATAGATTAAAACTTTATTTTTAAAAGAAAAATAACCATTATCAACATAAAATAACTACACTAATAATAATAATAACTTTCTAAAAAGGATTTTTTGATGAACATACAACTCACCGTTAAAGAACTACTTACCCCATTGCAAATAGTTATTAGTGTAGTTGAAAAAAAACAAAAATTACCTATTCTTTCTCATGTCCTTATCCAACTTAAAGATAATTTACTAACTTTAACTACAACCGACATGGAAATTGAAATAAGAGCCTCTCAAATTATAAAAAACCAAGAAGAAATTTCTTTTACTATTTATGCAAAAGACCTAATTGATATTATAAAAAAATTATCAGAAGATATAATCATTGAATTTATCATTGAAAGTTCTAAAATTTACATCAAAGTTAATAAAAATTCATTTGAACTCAACACATCCAATCATCAAGATTTTCCGTCATTACCAAAAATAAAAAACAGCGATATTATTAAAATAAAACGACATGTTTTAAAAGATTTAATTGAAAATACTAGTTTTTCAATGGGTAGCCAAGATATTAGAACTTACTTAAATGGTTTATATCTCGAAATTGACAAAAATAGCATTGTTGTTGTTGCAACTGATGGTCATCGACTTTCTATTGGAAAAGTAAAACAAACCCATAACTTATCCAATAAAAAATCAGTCATTTTACCAAGAAAAGCAGTGTTCGAATTAACCAAACTACTTAACAAAAATGGATATAAAGAAATTGACATTCATTTATCAGATAATTATTTTTATCTTATTAGTAATAACACGACTATTATTAGTCGATTAATTGATGGCAATTTTCCTAACTATTTACAAGTACTTCCAACAAATTTTAACAATATTATCATTATTAACCGCCTAGCTTTTCTAAACTCATTACAACAAGCCTCAATTTTTGTTGAAGAACGAACTAAAGGAGTTAAATTAGTATTTAAAAACTCTAAATTACATATTTTTTCACATTCTGAAAGAGGACAAGCAAA
Proteins encoded in this window:
- the dnaA gene encoding chromosomal replication initiator protein DnaA codes for the protein MSQTWSQCLNTLRDSIPLSQYSVWIQPLKALENNNTLSLLAPNSQVLNYINKHLKAQIKNAVAQHNKNLKIFISIASNQNTQQHITPLFEDYTFDNLILGNANQMAYGATKQIAENIKTSPYNPFIIYGGSGLGKTHLMQAAGHLSKEKNQNIKVIYVPLMDFVRNITSSLRHNTIENIKTFYQSADLLLVDDIHLIAGKEKSQEEFFHIFNFLFNGKKQIIFTCDQSPKNIKSLENRLKTRFSQGLNLHLTPPELEMRAAILLKKSQNKRININLTEDTALFIATHIASNVRDLEGALLKLKAFVDFSKINHDFISKEIVETALGDLIKPQIKNIDINDIQKEVAKHYALTISDLSSKSRKQHMVLARQMAIFICHELSSLSLSKIGKHFGNRDHSTVLHAIKKIKEKHLENIEIKNDYELIKLKLANL
- the dnaN gene encoding DNA polymerase III subunit beta, with amino-acid sequence MNIQLTVKELLTPLQIVISVVEKKQKLPILSHVLIQLKDNLLTLTTTDMEIEIRASQIIKNQEEISFTIYAKDLIDIIKKLSEDIIIEFIIESSKIYIKVNKNSFELNTSNHQDFPSLPKIKNSDIIKIKRHVLKDLIENTSFSMGSQDIRTYLNGLYLEIDKNSIVVVATDGHRLSIGKVKQTHNLSNKKSVILPRKAVFELTKLLNKNGYKEIDIHLSDNYFYLISNNTTIISRLIDGNFPNYLQVLPTNFNNIIIINRLAFLNSLQQASIFVEERTKGVKLVFKNSKLHIFSHSERGQAKTQINIKNFDKEIEIAFNINYLISILEKLHTNEINMIVPDGKSQSCLLSSMNDDIYQYVVMPMRI